In the Castor canadensis chromosome 1, mCasCan1.hap1v2, whole genome shotgun sequence genome, GGAGTCTTGGGAAGcacaaaggaaaaatggaaggtgATCTTGGGTTTTGGTAGCGGGAGGAGACACTGCGGACAGGGAGGCTCCTCAGCTGTTCCCTGGACAGGGACTGCACCTCATGAAGAGGCAACAGGGTGGTGAGTGAAATCTGCTAAGGCTTCAGCCTCCATAACCCTAGTATGGTGGTGGGGGTTGGAGGTCTAACCTGAATAGCCGGCAGAGTGTCCTCCTTCCAGGAGACCCAGTCCACACCTGAGGGGCTGACCTTCCCCATGTTGGCTTCTAGGCTTCCTCTGAGCCTACGACCTGTGCTGTCTGCATCTGGGAGCTAAGCTCACCTGCACGTTCAGACAGGACATGATGTTCCTGTCACCAAGGAGCCAGCTCAGGTGCCCGACGGCCCATTATCAGACATTCTACCCCATCAGCTCCCCATtctgaggcaggaggctgaggGCTGGAGAGGGTGAGTAGCTTGTCCAGGATCACTGAGCCAATGAACAAGAAAGCTTCTAGACTCTATCAAGAGtcaggcgctagtggctcacacaAGTAATtggagctactcaggaggcagagatcaggaggatcttggtttgaagccagcctgggaaaatagtttgtgagaccctatctcgaaaaacccttcacaaaaatagggctggtggagggactcaaggtgaaggccctgagttcaagctccagtaccaaaaaaaaagaatcaggagTTCTATGTTGCTGCTATATGTATTCCCCCGCCCATCCTGTCCTTCCGTTCATCTGTTCTATTGTCTTTACTCTCCatctgttcatccatccatccagcaaATATTTCCCTGCTGAGCCCCTGACACATGTCTGATCTTGTGCTGGGCTCTTGGAGCTCACACTTGGGATGGGCACACTGACACAGACACATCTTGGGTCCTGAAGAATTTGAATATCTGCCACCAATCTAGACAGAGCACACAGAGCAGAAGTGAGCTAGGCTGTTGCCAGAGTAGTCAGGCAAGATATCATCTGGAAGGACCCCATTTGGGGCATAGGTGGTGGGGAAGGTGTGATTAGGGAACAAGTTAAGGTAGTCCAAGCAGAAAAAATGGCATGACCAAAGACCGGAGGGGAGACAGTGGAACAACCAGTGGTTCAGGGATATGAGTGGCTGGGATACAGAGATTGAGGGAGCCCAGGAGGGATGCGTTTGAGAACAGAGaacaggggagggaggagaagatcTGGGAGGTGGGGAGGTTCAGCCTGTTAGTCTCCTTCCAGAGGCTTGGGAACTTTCTCTtgccctccctgtcctccttacACACGTGCCTACTCATCCTGTCCTTCTGTCGGTctgtttgtttctgttcttttagctTAGAAGTTCTTGCCAATAACCCAGccctttccatttccttcttgTCCTGTCTCCCTGGTGAGGACCTGGTTATGTCCCACCACCATACCGACTTTGGCATGAATAGCTTACTACTATACTTGCAGGGGGGATTTCCAACCAGCAAAATCCTTCTGACTCATCAAGCCCCTCACTAGAGCATCCTGTGTAGGGAAAGATGTCTTGTCTACATCATGGCCCAGAAGCTTCCTGACAAGGTCAGGTGTCCCCAGTGGCCAATGAACCCTGTCATTGCATTATTTCGTGCAAAGGGCTGTGTGCTCAACTTATTACTTTCTGTCCCAGAGTAAACAGAATGGTGAAATACTACTCCACCCGCACAGAGGGTTACTCTCTGAGCACATCAGAGTCAGTGCCAGCTGTAGCAAACATGTTCTAGAAAGAGGTGttcaactgtgtgtgtgtgtgtgttcaaacaGATAACTCATAGTAAGTTGGgaacacagatacacacacatacatatctgaAAGAAAAGTTTGACAGATAATACCTACCCTCACCACATACAAAGCACtcagacattttcttttctatcctATTCTATTCCATTAGGAATAGCAACAGCAGTCACAACTCTGTAAATTTCTACATCCCATCCTAATGGTTACAGTGGCAAATGTGAAAACTTCTGTTTTAGTCTCCCTTGCTCTGCAGTCActgctctctccctccccaacccTTTCTACTTCCACTGAGATTTATTTGCCCCAGCATTTTCTGGGTTCCACACCTTGGATCAGCCAAACCAGTGAATGGCTGTCTCCAAAAAAACATGCACCCCCTTTGCCAGTTCCAATCTGCTGGCCATGGTTCACTGACCCTTACCATGTCATCTTTGCCACCATGGAGTCTCTTCTTggtttccctcctcattttcttCCCTGCACCATGGGCTGCTCCTTGGTCTCCTTGGTCCCCAGTCCATACACAACTGTGTACAGGCTCTGTTCTGCACATCCTACTCCTCTCATTCTGCAGTCACTTCCAGGGAGCACTCAGACCCTCCCACCCCAAGACTTCAGATGCTCCCCAGCTGAAGAACTGGGGATCTGATCTCCAGCGTGACCTCCCCCAGTAGCCTCTGCCAGGCCCCTGGACCACCTTCCTGCTCCTCATCTTCACAACCTCTGCCATTCCCTAAGCCGAAGAGTTGGTTCCCACCCAAATTGCCCCTCTGGCCTCATCTTGATGGGAGGTGACTGCCACCTACCCAGCTGCATCAACCGGGGACCATGGGTTTCCCAAGGCCTTTCCCTCTTCTTCATTCCCCCAGCCAGTCCATCACCAACCTTCCCAAATCAGCTTCTCTCTGTTCCACACCACCTGTCCTAGTTCAGGTGAGCGCATCTCTCACCACAACCACAGAAACCACCTCCTCCCCGTCTCTCTGCTTGCCTCTCCTCACTACCAGACCATCCTCTGTAGAGCAGTAAGAGAATTTCTTCTAAAATGCAACTTGCTTAAAATCTTCTCATGAGTCTCTGTTGCTTTTAGGATGAAgttgtaacttttattttatttatttatttattttgaggcagggtcttggtTTGTACCCAGACTGGCTGATACTCACTCACTGGCTGGAACTGTGCCTTAGCCTCCTTTGAGTTGGGagtacaggtgtgtactaccacacccagctcgaAGTTGTAAATCTTTACCATGACATGTGTCCCCAGCCTACATTTCCACCTTGCCTTTCCCCTGTATCTCTGTTCCAGACACACACCCACCTTCAGGTGCTGGGTCAAGACACCACCCTTTCCCTCCCTGCCTTTGCACCTGCTGGGCTCTCTAATTACAAGGGTGTCTCAAGTCCAGTCTTCCTCTGGCTGCAGCTTGGCAGATGGCACTTTGGAGGTCTTCTTTGCCCCCCACCCCTTGGCCCCTCAGTGTGGCTTCTGCTGGGCTCCTGTAATACTCTTCAGGTCGTGTCTCCCATTATGGTCCTCTCCACATTTTATCTCAGTAATGGCTCACACTCATTTTCTCTGCCACAGTGACTTGAGCTCTGTGAATCTTGGGACTCAGTTATGCCTGTGGCTCTGTACCCAGCACAGAGCTCAGGGCCTAGCACACAGTAGACACTCGGCGAGCATTTGACTTAAGAAATGTTAAATTCATAGACAGAATCACAGTGTCAGGAGGGGATGGTGACTGGATGTTTGGGTGATTACTGGATGGAATCAGAACTGTAGGATGCTGGGATTGTGGAAATACAGTGACTAGATTTGTAGAGTACAGAAACATGGGACAGAACTTTCAGCTCTGTGTCTCTCTgactttcagttttgtttttttctgaagtgCTGATAAGCCTGCCTACTCTGGAGCCTACTTCGATCAGTTGAGACGGTCAATGTGACTGTCACATCTTCTCTCCTTGCTGCAGTGGGGTGATATCTGACATTTGTCTCTTTGTAACTAAACAGTTGTTCTAGGGCTCTGATTGGAAGACCTTGGTTGAATTATTTAACCCAACACGACTGTGTTTGGGGGTCTATTTTCTTGGGGGTCTGTGAACAGAGCCTCTTCCCTGGCCTGGCTTGCGTCAGTACTCAGAGTGAGGGCTTGGGCCAAGAAGGAGAAAATTTCAGGAAGGATTCTCTGCAATCAAGACAGGCCAAACTGCCTCAGAAGCTTgagttttacagatggggaaactgaggctcagagagggtagGAGACTGTTCAGGGTCACACAGCATGCTGCAGCAGAGGCCCAGCTAGGATCACCCATTGGGCTCCTAGTCAGGCTCCTTATTAAATCCCCAAAGTCCTCAGCTCACAAATGGAAGAGCTGTGGTGTGAACCCCAACTGCTCATTCTGAGGTGCTGTGCTATTCTGTCCCCCTTACTCTGTCATCTGCCCCATGTTGTGGGAAGTGGATGGTGCAAGGAGGCTGATGGGTAAAAAGCATGGTGGGGTCTAGGAACTGGGGAGGTGCTTAATTCTTAAACTATATAGACAGAGGCTTGGTGGTCTTGGCTCTGCCACTTTAAAGGAGCCTTTTAAAGATGACTTTtcaattttctataaaatgaagataattactGCCGAGCAAGGCCGTGGGAGGGACTCAATGGACTCATCTGTGGAAAGTGAGTCATGCAATTCTGAACGCATAGTAATTGCTCAGCGTTTattaccaataataataataataatcccttACAATATAAATTATAGAGGCAGGTATCCAGTAAACCTGGTTGAAAAATGGGGTGACCCAGTTCATACAACTGTCCTCAGAGCTGCGACTGGAGGGTGATGAGTGGGGGACAAGGGAAGGCACTTGTGTTTACTGAGCTCCTGCTGTGAGTCAGGCACTGTGCAAAATGTCACAGTTGCTGGTGTTGCCTCTGCGAGCACTCACAGCAAAGCAGTCGCAATTAGTTGACTGATTTTATAgacttggggaaactgaggcttagaatgGGGAAGTGATTTGACTAAGGTTGTATGGTTTGTGAGCTTTACACCTTAAGCTGTTGGACCTGAGAGCCCCTGAGTAACCTTCCACATTTACACCTGTGTGTCCCTGACTGTGCTGAGAGACCCACACGATGCGCCCTGTGTTGGGCCTGGACACCTCAAGTGGGCCCTGGTCCCAGAGAGTGCACGGACCATCAGGCCTTTGCCTTTGCCATCCTCAAGCCCTCCATGTTTTTGAGGACTACCAAGTGACGTTCCACATGCCTGGTCAACATCACTTTCCTTTGCTCATCTGCCCACTCCTAGCCCCAGCCAATTGTCCCCCTACTGTGTGAAAGGCACTCCACTCTCTCAGCTTGCTCTGCTATTTCTACTGCTCAGAATGCCCTTTCCCTGTAGCCCCAATGGTTGAAACCATGGGTATCTCCAGTTAAAGACCTTGGAACTGGAAGGTCAAGGTCTCATTTTAAAACCAGGGCCTGGGAGGAAGAAGTGGGGTGGTCTATGTCTgaggaggcaggaagcagagaagggatgggggagagaaaaaagagtgaaagggCAGGCAGAGGCACAGTTACATAAAGGTGCATGCCCAAGGCCACGGCAGGACAGAAACCCTGCTGGGTGGGTAAAGGAAGTTCACTGCCATTGGCTTTGTGCCTTCTGTTCAGGGAATGATTTCGCAAAGAGGAATGCTTCAGCCAAGTGAGCAGCCAGGGTCAGTGAACTGCCAGTGAGTGACGGTGGGGTCCTCCCTCCTACCCCATCCAGCTCTAAACCCTACTCTGGGAGCTTCAGGACAGGCCCTGCCACTGGAGAAGAAAGGACACCTGTCTTCCATGTGTGTTTGTCTTCGTTGCTGGCGATTGCCATGGGAGTGGAACACCTTAAGAGCGTTTCCCAGGGTTCGTGCTGTGGCCCCATCTGATGTGCATGGTGACCCTGGGAGGTGGCACtcttgtccccattttacagatgggggcTCAGATGGGGGACTGGATATCCAAGGCCACACAGTGGGCTGGGATGTTAGTTTTTGTGCTGTTGGCACCTGTAGCAGTGGTGCCAGTAAATGAAACGTAGGTAACAACTTAGCTGATGCTCACAATGGGGGAGATACATTCTGGTCTTAAGTCACTTAGTTGTCCCAATTCCATGTAGAGGGCACTGCTGTTACcactccctttttattttatctatctatcatctatcgatctatctatctatcatctaactatctatctatctatctgtttttgtggtattttgtggcttataccttgagccactctgccagcccttttctgtgatgggttattttgagatagggtcttacaaactatttgcctgggctggctttgaaccatgatcctcctgatctctgcttcctgagtagctaggattataggcacgagccatgGGCATCCAGCATCACTGCTATattacagagaagaaaactgaggcatggTGACATTAGATAATTTTCTCAATTCACAGAGCTGGTAGATGTGGTGGCTAAGAGTGGAATTCAGGTCCTCTGGCTCCAGTGTCCGTGGTTTTAGCAGCTTCACTCACGCGGAGGCTAAGGAAGAAGGGTGCTCCAATTATGTAGCCTGGCCCCTGGCCTCTCACTCACAGATGGGTCAACAAGTACGCGAGGCTCACAGCATAGTGAACTGGCCTGGTCCTGGGGCAGGTGGACCCAGGGATGCTGCCAGCTTCACCCAGCCCAGTCCAGGTTAGGTCAGGAGCTCTCCAGGTTGGAGGTACTCCAGATAAGGAAcatgccctgggctggccttcctTATCTCCGGGGGACATCAGCAAATGGACAGGCTGTTGAACTCGCAAGTAACGATCACTGCTTGCTCCTAGGGCGAGGCAATTGGTGGATATGGGAGGGTCATCGCACTGAGGTCAGGGCCCTTGGGCAGATGTGGTCAAGGAAGGCTGGGACCTGAGGGTCCTGCTGTGGGTCAGGCCCAGCTTATTGCACAGACATGGGCAGCCAGGAGCTTGGGCAGTGAGGAGGTTAGTCTCTCTCCAGCCCCAGACCCTCATTCTGAGTATAAACTCCTTAGACAGTACGTGGCTCTTTTCCAAGGAAGGAAATTCCTTGTCAAGCAACTCAGAGGTCAGAAAAGTTCCAGGCAGGGTTTGCATTTCCACCTGCTCACCCTGGCTTTCAACAGTGGCTGATGGGAGAAGAGGGGGGCTGGTGTCAGTTCCCCTGGGGCGCCCATTCTGCCTGGGCTTTCCAGCAATTAAATGGCTCGTGCCTGGTGGCCCTCTGCTCCAGCCCAGTGTATCAACATCCATTTGGCCATGCCATAGTCCTGTTGTGCTGATATGATTGTTTAAGTATCTGTCATCATAGGAGGAGAAGCAGGGTGGTGGAGGGAAAAggtcagccacattcaagttcaTGCCCTGCAACAGCCTCTGACTCCCCATGTGTACTTGGGCCCTTCCTTCTTCAGAGCTTCGGTTTCTTCACAGTGTACCTGTCTGGGCCATTGAGTTATGTGGAACAAGAGGCAAAATACCTGGTAGGGAGAAGTCACTCAGATGGTATATGGGCCAGTGAGAAATGTTTGGGGtcaggggacagggagagagcAATGGGGTATCACAGAAACAGGGCAGATATTCGAGCCAGAAAGACCCAAGTTCAAAGTATGGTTCTGTCACTTTACTCATTGTTATAGGCAGGATTCTTGTTCCTCTTCCACACCACCCATTCATTTCTTGAAATACTAACCTCCAGTATCTctgaatgtgactatatttggagctTGGATCTTCAGAGAGGTAAGTTAAAAACAGGTCAATAGGATGGACCCAATATGGCTAGTGTTCATAAGAAGCAGAAATTTGGATGtggacacacacagagaatgcTGTGTGAATATAGAGCCAGGGAGAGAAGCCAGCTCACAGCCAGgcggttcatacctgtaatcccagctacttaggaagtggagaCAAGGAGGATCACTTCTTGTGgacagcctagacaaaaagttagtaagatcttatctcaacaaacaagccaggtgttgtggtatGTACATTTGTATTCCTAGCATTGAAGGAGGCATGAGTAGGAGGATCGAGTCCAAGTCAGTCTGGGGAAAAAGTGCAAGTCCCTAcctaaaaaatgactaaagcaaaaagggctggaggtttggctcaagtggtagaccacctgcctagcaagtgcaaggccctgagttcaaaacctagtacgaAAAAGAAACTAATCCTGCCAACACTTtaatcttgaacttccagccttTAGAACTGTGAGGTAACAAATgcctgttgtttaagtcacccagtgtGTGGAACTTTGTTTATGGTAACTCATGCAACTCTGATCTAGTTACTTAAACTCTCTGTGCTCTCCCCAGTAGATTAAAGGAGCTAATGCGGCTTCTGCCACAGTGTCTGCCCCCGCTGCTGCAGGTCGGGTCCCGTCTGCACTGCCGCAGGAGGCCGTCCGGGCCCGGCGAACCGAACCAATGCTGGACCTGGAGGTGGTGCCTGAACGCTCTCTGGGGAACGAGCAATGGGAATTCACGCTGGGAATGcctctggctcaagcagtagccaTTCTTCAGAAGCACTGTCGCATCATCAAAAATGTCCAGGTTCTCTACAGTGAGCAGTCTCCTCTAAGCCATGACCTCATCCTTAACCTGACTCAGGACGGGATCAAACTACTGTTTGATGCTTTCAATCAGAGACTTAAGGTGATTGAAGTATATGACTTGACTAAAGTAAAGTTAAAATATTGTAGAGTGCATTTTAACTGTCAGGCCATAGCTCCTACCATTGAGCAGATTGACCAGTCTTTTGGCGCAACTCATCCTGGAGTGTACAACTCCGCTGAGCAGCTCTTCCACCACAACTTCAGAGgactgtctttctctttccagtTAGATTCCTGGACTGAGGCTCCCAAGTATGAGCCCAATTTTGCCCACGGTCTAGCTTCTCTCCAGATACCCCATGGAGCAACTGTAAAACGGATGTTCATCTACAGTGGAAACAGCCTACAGGATACCAAGGCTCCTGTGATGCCCCTGAGCTGTTTCTTGGGCAATGTGTATGCTGAGAATGTAGATGTTCTTCGAGATGGAACAGGACCCTCAGGTTTACGACTTCGCCTACTTGCTGCAGGTTGTGGACCTGGCCTTTTAGCAGATGCCAAGATGCGGGTATTTGAACGTTCAGTGTATTTTGGTGACTCCTGCCAAGATGTTCTTAGCATGCTTGGCTCTCCACACAAAGTCTTCTATAAGTCAGAGGACAAGATGAAAATTCATTCTCCTTCCCCTCATAAACAAGTTCCATCTAAGTGCAATGACTACTTTTTTAACTACTTCACTCTCGGGGTGGACATCCTCTTTGACGCAAATACACACAAAGTGAAGAAGTTTGTCCTGCACACCAATTACCCTGGGCATTATAATTTCAACATTTATCATCGCTGTGAGTTCAAGATCCCActagccataaagaaagaaaatgcaattgGTCAGACAGAAATATGCACAACATACAGCAAGTGGGACAATATCCAGGAGCTCCTAGGCCACCCTGTAGAGAAGCCTGTTGTCCTGCACAGATCctcctctccaaacaacaccaatCCATTTGGCTCCACATTCTGCTTTGGTCTCCAACGAATGATCTTTGAAGTCATGCAGAACAACCACATTGCCTCAGTGACTCTGTATGGCCCTCCTAGGCCTGGTACCCACCTGAGAACAGCAGAGCTCCCCTAGAGACATCACCATCCATAACCCTCTACTTATGGAACTGTGCATTGCATCCTACTCAGTGGGTTTCTGTGCTACCCTTTGGGTTTTCTTGGACACCTTGCCAGGGTTGAAGGGCTGAAGGATGTTCTGAGGTGGAACTCAGGCTGAGTGCTCTGCCATGGGACAAGGGACCCAGATATTCTTCTATCCGTCCTAAAAGACTACTGCTGTTGGCAAGAAACACAGACTGCAAAGAGAAGCACAAACTTTGAGCCTCACTTGATACTTGGACACAGAGGCTCTCAACTAACAAATTAAGGGGGCAGGACACATCAAACCCTGTCCTATATACATGGGAAAAATGGGTTTCTTCCTGTGGCTGAGGACACAGGCACCCAGGATAAGGACAAGGTCCTGCCTTTGGCTCCATATTGCCACTTGACCCTTAAGACAGGCAGGTAGCATGTCCATAATACTTGGTTGCAACATTTGCACTACATCCACTTCACTTACTTGATGAACTGGCTGTGGTCAAGGTGGCCCACTTGCCCATCCCTGTTACTTGTGAGCACATGTTCCCTGCTAGGCCCAGAAGGAGCACCCAACTGGTAGAAATACAGCTTTCTGCCACCCAGGTATGTGCCCAGGCCTGGTTCCCACTGCTCTTGGAGTCCACTTCAAGGTTGCCTGTGCCCCTGTTTGGCCTACCCTGGCTGGCAGGGCTGTATGTTTCCATCTGTTTGCCTCTTTTATTTAATGCCAAAGTTTTAGCCAAAGACATGTTCCTCCTTTTGTTGTGTTCAGCATTGTTCTGCACTGCAGGCCAATTTCCTGTCCTGACTCTGGGCAGTGTCCTCTGGCCTGGCCACTCAAGTCTCAAGTCTTCTTAGGGGCTCAAGGAAGGCTCAGCTGCTTGGTTTCTTCATGGGTCTTGCTATTAATAGGAAGTAACATATATGTGCTTTAAAAACATTAGTCCTTTTGAAAagatttgagaaaagaaatgtataattttatcccatttttaatattttggtctagcaacttgtgatACATAGATGACAATTTTGTGAGTTTTTCAAATGTGTGTATAGATTTTTGTAAATATGACTTTTTGTAATTAACTCATGTACAGCCTTATCCTGTATAGCTCATGATGAATGTGCAGGGGACCCGCCCCAGATGCCTATAGTTTCTGGGCATACACCCAGGCTTGTGTGGTGTTCCCATGACTTTGTGACTGACGAGTGTCTTCCCATTTGGACCATGGTCTGGCCAGAGACCATGTACATCCCACTATCAGGAGTAGTCAGGACTGTTCCATCTTCTCCGAATGGGAAAATTCCTCATCCCTTGCCCACCTCCATCCCCTCTCCAATAAAGCACCTATGCCCACAGCAGTGGCCCACCATGTGCTGCTACAGGGGTGtttgtactaaaaaaaaaaaaaaaaaaaggagctaatGCCTGAGAAAGCACCTGGCACCCAGTAGGTCCTCAGCAAATGCGAGCTCTGCCTCCCCTGTGAGCGTGGCAACAGCAGCTGGCtctctgggggaggggaagggatatTGCAGAGTCATTCTGCATCAGCAGAGCCCAGGATGGCTCACCCTTGACCCCGCCTTCATCTTTCCCCAGATATGTAACCCTGTTCCAGCCCAGCCCTGATCTTGGACCTGGCTTTTTGCCAGGCTGGGAGGGTAACAGGGTGCACAGGTACCTTTGCCAAAATCAGGGCAAAGCTGCCATGAATGACTGACTGGCTTGGCACAGGGCACAGAGCACTGAGAGGGGTGGTGGGGTAGGGAGCAAAGCTCAGAGGTAAAGGGCAGGGGCAGGGTGGAGGGGCTGACTGCTGTGTGTTCTCTTAATTTCACCTGATGCTCACAGCAGCTGTCTCAGCTGGGCTCCTCCTTCTCCCGTGAGAGAAACTGAGGATGGGAGTTGCTGAGGGACC is a window encoding:
- the LOC109688578 gene encoding phagosome assembly factor 1-like yields the protein MCVCLRCWRLPWEWNTLRAFPRIKGANAASATVSAPAAAGRVPSALPQEAVRARRTEPMLDLEVVPERSLGNEQWEFTLGMPLAQAVAILQKHCRIIKNVQVLYSEQSPLSHDLILNLTQDGIKLLFDAFNQRLKVIEVYDLTKVKLKYCRVHFNCQAIAPTIEQIDQSFGATHPGVYNSAEQLFHHNFRGLSFSFQLDSWTEAPKYEPNFAHGLASLQIPHGATVKRMFIYSGNSLQDTKAPVMPLSCFLGNVYAENVDVLRDGTGPSGLRLRLLAAGCGPGLLADAKMRVFERSVYFGDSCQDVLSMLGSPHKVFYKSEDKMKIHSPSPHKQVPSKCNDYFFNYFTLGVDILFDANTHKVKKFVLHTNYPGHYNFNIYHRCEFKIPLAIKKENAIGQTEICTTYSKWDNIQELLGHPVEKPVVLHRSSSPNNTNPFGSTFCFGLQRMIFEVMQNNHIASVTLYGPPRPGTHLRTAELP